A window of Scophthalmus maximus strain ysfricsl-2021 chromosome 4, ASM2237912v1, whole genome shotgun sequence genomic DNA:
tgtttgtgtgtgtgtgtgtgtgtgtgtgtgtgtgtgtgtgtgtgtgtgtgtgtgtggcccctggctgtgagtgtgtgtgtgtgtgtgtgtgtgtgtgtgtgtggcccctgAGCGGCCTCTGCCTCTGGCGGCGTCACAAACAAACGGAGAAGCATAATGTGAAAAAAGTGGATTTTATTTctatcaaacaacaaacatgtttttctttttgtgtttttcttcttacgTTTTATACAAAATTCACAGTTTAAGTGAAAAGACGCCataaatattttgattaaaaaaacaaaagcaaaacgtGAGTTGAcaacaaacaatcaatcaaagcTCCGTGGTGATGATCAGTTTCCACAGATGTTCTTCACTGAACGTTCTCCACATGTTCCACAAACGTTCTCGTTCCAACGTCCTGCTCGTGACTCCACACAGAATCAACACACCTGCACTGAAACAATGTCCTTTTGCAGAACAGTGGAATTTGAGGTTTGAATTTTGCTTTGATTTGTCACAgctgacaaagagagaaattatgaatttcatatttttaatcacAGAGAGAAAGTCGACCGAAACAAACTGGATTTCACACAAAGACGGATACAACAAAAAGTTAAACAtccacaacacaaaacaaaaaagtttattttcagagaaacaaactgtgaaattattaatatttttattattatttctgatgGTGAACGATGTacgtaaaaaaaatcacttctgGTTCAAAATAGaagcacaacatttttaaaaagatactTTAAACGTATATTGACTTTACAAAGTTTTTACATGTTTCACTTCAAATAATACGAATAAAAAACACTCCTTTACCGAGACGTTTCACAGAATATTTACATACGATGTCTCAAAACCCGCTAATCAATAACCCCCCATCAATGACTGATGTAACgaccacactgtaaaaaaacatgggacttttatattttaatgttcgTAGAAGCAGCAGAAGGAAACGAACGAAAACATTTAATACGTTTTAATAAGTGTAACAAAAGTAAAATAACGAAAACTGAATGGACAAAACAGATCATGTGATCGCTGCTcgtttgatttattattattcagagtGTTCTTCATGTTGCCTGGCAGCAGGCAATGAAATATCAGTAGAgttaatgacagaaaaaaaaaagtgtgcttTAATAACGAAAGTCAGGAAGTCGTTCGTACGTTTACACTGCACCTATTGCATAAAACCTGTGCTTTCGTTTTGAAAAGATTGCATCTGTACTTCCTGTGATGGGCGGGGTCACTACGGTTTCACTGAGTGTGCTCGTTTTAAAAGAGACTTACAAACCACACGGGTGGAGTTAGTTGTCAGTCGAGCTACCGATCAGCTTCTGACTGATCAACATAATCAATTattgtcaataataataataataatgaggatAAAGCTCGTCGTAACGTGACACTCAAACTTCCTGATGAACTGATTGACAGTCGAGGTTGTGTGAAGGTTGTTGTCATGTGACTGTTGAGATCTGAGGAggcggtgacatcatcagaaacTGACCGGTTGGCGGTGACATGACGAGAGCTAGCAGCTTGTGACGGACACAACTGTGCCTGCAGTTATACAGGTTCAGGGGCAGAGGTCGACGACGGGCTGTCGACCCTGCGTCGACCTCTTCTGTGGTGAAGGCATGTGGGAGTCAGAGATCGCCTCCGTCCCCGCCCAAGCcagactccgccccctcctcacctccagaTGTGTCCACACGGGGGCGTCGTAGGGTCCACACGTGACGGAGACAATGTTGGTGCGTGACGAGGATCCTCCCACAGTTTGAACAGCACATAGAACGGGGGACAGGTTACAGCTCTACGACAAGTCGTCCTCTAATCGTCTCTGCGGCGTCCCGCTTACTTGACCTTGACctcgtcgccgtcgtcgtcgttgttgttgttgttgtggtggtggaggcTGAGGTTCAGGTCGAAGCTCGACTGCTTCCTCAGCGCCCGCGGCATCAGCGTCTTCTTCACGAACAGTCGCTGGAGGAAGCGGTTGCTGATGCTGAAGGGGCAGAAGCGCTGGATGAAGTACATGAGCCCCACGCCGGGTCCCGCAAAGTAACGCACCTGCGGCTGCGGCGACAGCAGCGCCGTGACGATGGCGTCGACCACGGGCGTGAGGTCGGGGTTGGCGTGGCTGGCGTAGCTCTGGAACAGCTCCTTGGTCTCGGTCACGTAGTCCTCGCCGTAGTCCTCGAGCAGCGCCGGGGGGAggccctgcagcagctgcttgtgctgctgctcccaGTAGGCGTGGTTACTGGACTGACCTGCAGGGACAACACACGTTACCACGGCAACGACCTCTAAACACGGTCAAGACTGACGGGGTCAACACACTGATCGTTGTTGTcacggtgacatcatcagagtgatgtacagtcgctgatcgtctttatatacagtcactgatcgtctttatatacagtcactgatcgtttttatatacagtcactgatcgtctttatatacagtcagtgatcgtctttatatacagtcagtgatcgtttttatatacagtcagtgatcgtctttatatacagtcactgatcgtctttatatacagtcagtgatcgtctttatatacagtcagtgatcgtctttatatacagtcactgatcgtctttatatacagtcactgatcatatttatatacagtcagtgatcgtctttgtatacagtcagtgatcatcttcatatacagtcagtgatcgtctttatatacagtcactgatcgtctttatatacagtcactgatcgtctgtatatacagtcactcaTCCTGTGTGTCACACTTCTCTAGATATGATAAAACTTCTCTCATATCTCCATGATCATATTCATATCGGAGACTCCAGATGAACAGATGTTctcatgagtgtgtttgtggtcgTAGGTAAGAGCAGCGATTATGGAAAACCCCGTCGACAGCCTCTgcagattataattttttggttTGGACAGATTGTTGTTAGCAACCATTTCTGCATGTGGCTTTtgatcttctctctttttttctaagtTTGAcccatttcttcatttttttcttccttggaGCTCGAACAGATGAAGCTGGTTGCAGCCTGTCGGCCGGCGTCAGTGTCTGCGGTGACACGTCGTCGCTCTGCGGACGTGCTGAGATGTTCTAAACGCGTTATTAGATTGTGAAATCACCGACGCGATGAGGCCATTTCTCATCTGCAGATCCCGGTCGGAGAACCGCGTTTTGAAAAGGGGCCCGTGTGAAAGTCGCAGCTGACTCTGCTAACGCTGGTACTCAGCAGCTGTTTACTTGCTCAGCGAACGATCAGGACCATGTGAGTTCAGCATCGAACATCTGCTCAACATGAAACGCAAACTCCGGGACGGAGACGCTTGGGCGTCAGTCCGAGTTGTAGGAGCCGGGGTCGGTTGTAATCACGTGTATATTTATATGGAATCATCTGAAGCACAGACGCAGAACGCGGCGTAGACGTGCCGCTGCGCTCTGCTTCTCGTGAGCTTTAGCCTCCTCACTGTCCTCAGATGAACCACGGcgtcatattttacattttttatctttatgttTGACTCCAGTTTGGAGTAGAACCACAAAGTTTTGGAGTTGGTCAATAGAAATTATTATTCTCGTTCCGCGTTACTTCAAATTTCCGTGACCTGGAATAAGCCAAGACTACGAAACTTTGCGAGTATCAGAAAATGATGTACGTTAGCTTCTAAAACCCTCATTTTCCAAATTGGCCAGATGGTGGCGCTGTAATTAGGTCCTGAAGAAGTCAATTTTGGAAAGGCCACGCCCCTCACACGTGTCTCTGATCTACTTGAAATGTGCGACACACGTCAAGTTCAATGTGCTCCACAAAAAGCCTCTTGAATCACTAACGTGGCAGGTGACCAAATTTTGCGCTAAttagcaaaaactgaaaaacagtaatatgaataaaactttGTAAACTTTGACTTATTCAACACCAAATTCGGTGTCCCGCCTAACCGGATAAGAATACAAATTTCCATCATAAATGATCAAGATTGTTCGAAAAACATGGCCGCTACTAGCCAAAATGTCTTCACcaaggggcggggcttagagGATTATTGGGTACAAGTCATTAACCATTTGTGCAATCATCACAGATCTCGGTATATAACTTGCAGCTGTGATTAGCTACAGTTCTACTTGAAGCATTTTGTTACCAACCTATAGGGGGCGCTCCACAAATGCCACAAACGTGTATCTTATTCACCACTGAGCAGAATTTCACCAAAATTGCTGTGCATGCTCCGGGGGCCAAGTGTTGATCAAAATTTCGTGAGAGTGGGCGTGGCCTATAGCATATATGCTAATAATTCAAGATGCCTATTACCTATCATCTCACGCCATATTGTCAACAGACACACCAAGTTTGGTTGATATCTGATTAGGGGGGCGGAACTTTGACTGCgctaataaatatttcatttgtttttaacgtGTGGCGTCAACACGACTCCGGGTTTTCTGAGACAAGCGAGCTGCGTGTACGTGGACGGGTCACGTGACCTGCGTCTTCAGGTGCCTCGGCGTGGATGGAAATTATTCCTGATCTGGAGATATTCATCAAAATTAACGAACAAAGGCTTGAAGCTCTTTGCCGAACTCGGTGGTTTGGTTTAGATTCTCAGAACCGTCTGAACCAGAACTCGACTGATTCATGTCACAGACAATATCCGCCTCTGCGTTTATGTTGCTGATATGAAAGcttgtattttacagaataaacaaagcagGAAAGAtgagcatttatgtttacatctaaataacatatttgatattatttgtgtttgatttaaCTTAGTCCACATGGGTCGAATCTGTCTGTTTACTTTTGATACCTTATTTTGTGgctgattgattttttatttctacttgAGTAAAAGTTTGAATGTGAAGTTTTACTTGTAGTATTCTGTTTATCTGTTCTCTGTTTCCAGCTTGTTAACCAGTTAAACGCTGTGATGAACAGACGCGTCCTGAACACAACATCTGCGGCACCGAGTGAACCATGAAGACATGAAGgataaaaaagatgaagagttttgtttttcaaacccacacagagaaaagaaagccGAGGGAGGGCGACGGCCAGAGAGCAACTTTTCCTCTAatcacatccatccatctgctgcAGATTCAGAATCACATGTCAGCAAtttgtactttgtgtgtgtgaaagcagatGGTCGTCCCGCATGAGGTCCTCGTTAGGGGAGAGCACTCTCCTCCGCGGGAGTCCTGTCATCGTGTTCGACGTGAGGCCagaaccacaacacacacacaccagtcgcAGGAAGACGAGAGCGAGGTCGGGATCAGTGGATCAGATCGGCCTCCGCGATCAATCTGTCACCAGACGCCGAGCGGTCGACGAACACGCGACCCGAGTCGGGGTCCAGGTGTCCCTGTGACCACCTGTCCAGCTGAGgcctgagggggcggggcatgTTACCTGTCTTGTACGAGGACGGCAGGATGGTGGACACTCGGACGCCCCAGGGCTCCAGCTCGTGTCGCAGCGTCTCCACGAAGAGGTTGAGAGCCGCTTTGGACGCTCCGTACGCCGCCAGACACGGAAAGGGCTGGTCGCCTGCAACGACACGGGTACGACACCATCATCATCGAGACGTCACACAGCGACTGACCaatcacagacagacggacagacccctcccccccacaaCACACGCGTTCAGCATCACAGGGTCCGGGTCaagctgcgttccattacacctcggaactcggaagtcTGGGTGGTGAATTTCCTCCGACCTTCCGAGACAATTCCCAGATTCCCGGAATTTAGTGGATCGATGACCCCGACCTCAGAGCTCCGCGGTGCAGTGGAACGCCACATCAGTGACAGCTGAAGAGTTGACTCCGCCCACTGTTGAGACCACCAGATGTGGTAGAAAGCTCCCAGAAAGAAGTGAGTTCTGATGTAGTGTAATATGTGCACACTTGACGCCGTGTGTGTCATCTCATGGACTATGTTGATTTATTGATGTTATCATCTGGTTGTTATTGTCATGTGTGAACAAGTCAGGACAAAAATCTTATAATCTAACGTGTAGTCGGCGGTGAAATCCGCTGAGGGCAGTGGTGActctgccgggggggggggggcgtgttgATCTGGTTATAGCCTGATGTTTTGGCGGGACGACAGAAGAGAGTTGGACAAAGCGGCGGCGGAGAGacgagcagcagctctgtttatTTACTTTGGCAGTTTGGATGCAGCAGTTAATTCATCTTCGGTTCAGCTGTTCTGGAACATTCAATTAGGATTTATTATGGCatcagagggtgtgtgtgtgtgtgtgtgtgtgtgcgtgcgcgtgtgtgtgtgtgtgtgtgtgtgtgtgtgcgtgtgtgtgtgtgtgtgcgtgtgtgcgtgtgtgtgtgtgtgtgtgtgcgtgtgtgtgtgtgtgcgtgtgtgtgtgtgtgtgtgtgtgggtgtgtgtgtgcgggacaCCCACCGGCGGGGCTGGAGATGGTGATGATGCGACCTTTGGCCTGTCGCAGCAGCGGCAGGAAGCTCCTGGTGACGCTCAGGGTGCCGAAGAAGTTCACCTCCATGCAGCCGCGGAAGTTGGACATCAGCGACAACTCAGCGTCTCCGAAGTTCACACACACTCCGGCGTTGTTTACCAGCGCCCACAgacctgcaggacacacacacattatacatCGGTCCTGCACCTCGTCTTCATAGAGTCTTAAAACCAGCTGATATCACGATGTGATGATTGAGGGTGACGAGTGTCATATTACAACGtttgacacacgcacacacacacacacacacacacactcacacacacacacacacactcacacacacacacacacacacacacactcacacacacacacacacactcacacacacacacgcacacacacacacacacacacacacacacacacacacacacactcacacacacacacgcacacacacacacgcacacacacacacacacacacacacacacacacacacacacacacacacacccacacacacacacacacacacgttcagctGTACCACACCATGACATTATCCTCTCTGGGGCTGTGACCCACAATCCTTTTGTGTTTAACTGTCTTTTACGAGTCTCTGTGGGAGTGTTGCTTTTACTGGagttaatttcctgttttacaagaacaaaacatgttgaacagaagaacaacacacacacacacacacacacacacacacacacacacacacacacactgacatagaTCGGATCTGGTGTCTGTGGGCGTGTCTGTGGGCGTGTCTGTGGCCGTGTCGGTGGGCGTGTCGGTGGGCGTGCCATGTGTCACATGATGCGTCTCTTCCCTTGTTCACCAGTTTCACGTCTGCGGCTCTTTGagtttgtgatttgtgttaCGACAGTGAAGCAGCGTCACTGAACTTCATCTGGGCGTCTGTCATAAATTACACGGGactaaaaaaaggatttattgaATGCTTGGCGAAGCCGACGTTCTGATCCCCTGAGCGATACTGCTGAGGATGACGAAGAGAGCGACCGAAAGCACACGTTGAGTGtgaagagaagtgtgtgtgttcacctcggAGGCCCAGCCTGGCCTTGGTGTGGAGCAGCGCCTGTTGGACCTGCTGTGGCTCGGTGATGTCCACCTGCAGGAGGGTGAGGCGGCCGGAGCAGCTCCGCTGCAGCTCCCGGGCCCCGTCGCCCGAAACGTCCAACACGGTGGCAAACACCTCGAAGCCCAGAGCGTCCAGACGCTTCGCCGACGCCTTCCCGAACCCAGAGTCACAGCCTGAAGACACACAGGGGTCAAAGTTCACGTCCTCCATCACAACATGGACCTGAAGATGAGGACCGGGTCCAGTATTatattagatagatagaagggTAGgtagacagatggatggatggatagatagatggatagatagatagatagatagatagatagatagatagatagatagatagatagatggatagatggatagatagatagatagatagatagatagatagatagatagatagatagatggatagatagatagatagatagatagatagatagatagatagatagatagatagatagatggatggatagacagatagatagatagatagatagatagatagatagatagatggatggatagatagatagatagatagatagatagatagatggatagatggatagatagatagatagatagatagatagatagatagatagatagatagatagatggatagatagatagatagatagatagatagatagatggatggatggatggatagatagatagatagatagatagatagatagatggatggatagatagatggatagatagatggatagatggatggatagatggatggatggatggatggatagatagatagatagatagatagatagatagatagacagacagacagacagacagacagacagacagatagatagatagatagatagatagatagatagatagatagatagatagatagatagatagatagatagatagatggatagatagatggatagatagatagatagatagatggatagatagatggatagatagatagatggatagatagatagatagatggatagatgatatatagatagatagatggatagatagatgaatagatagatagatagatagatagatagatgaatagatagatagatagatagatagatagatagatagatagatggatagatagatgaatagatagatagatagatagatagatgaatagatagatagatagatagatagatagatagatagatagatagatagatagatagatgaatagatagatagatagatagatagatgaatagatagatagatagatagatagatagatagatagatggatagatgaatagatagatagatagatagatagatgaatagatagatagatagatagatagatagatagatagatggatagatagatagatagatggatagatagatagatggatagatagatagatagatacatagatacatagatacatagatagatagatggatatatagatagatagatagatagatagatagatagatagatagatagatagatagatggatagatagatagatagatagatggatggatagatagatagatagatggatggatagatagatagatggatagatagatagatggatagatagatggatagatagatagatagatagatggatagatagatggatagatagatagatagatagatggatagatagatggatagatagatagatagatggatagatgatagatagatagatagatagatagatagatagatggatagatagatagatagatagatggatagatagatggatagatagatagatagatggatagatgatagatagatagatagatagatggatagatagatggatagatagatagatagatagatagatagatagatagatagatagatagatagatgaatagatagatagatagatagatagatagatagatagatagatagatagatggatagatagatggatagatagatagatagatagatagatagatagatagatggatagatagatggatagatagatagatagatagatagatagatagatagatagatagatgaatagatagatagatagatagataga
This region includes:
- the hsd11b2 gene encoding 11-beta-hydroxysteroid dehydrogenase type 2 translates to MDDYTLPFWIYLGVLSVLVGGAMKKVLASHLSPAPTLAAWLGATVLVERLWAFCLPAALLLVLLGLACCLYSATRTGPPPATLPAQGKAVFITGCDSGFGKASAKRLDALGFEVFATVLDVSGDGARELQRSCSGRLTLLQVDITEPQQVQQALLHTKARLGLRGLWALVNNAGVCVNFGDAELSLMSNFRGCMEVNFFGTLSVTRSFLPLLRQAKGRIITISSPAGDQPFPCLAAYGASKAALNLFVETLRHELEPWGVRVSTILPSSYKTGQSSNHAYWEQQHKQLLQGLPPALLEDYGEDYVTETKELFQSYASHANPDLTPVVDAIVTALLSPQPQVRYFAGPGVGLMYFIQRFCPFSISNRFLQRLFVKKTLMPRALRKQSSFDLNLSLHHHNNNNNDDDGDEVKVK